A genomic stretch from Longibacter salinarum includes:
- a CDS encoding efflux RND transporter periplasmic adaptor subunit, producing the protein MKTYLVGAGIIGSGILLAVLLGVFAPAPKKSAPPPTAPLVNTASVDVRTGSLYVHGTGTVRPTEEITLTAEVAGRIVSTSKALVSGGRFDAGDVLAQIDPSDYRNAVRQAEAQVTQAEFAVLQAEEEVAVAREEYGRIKERTGRAPEPDSTNLGRLIFREPQLRRAEANLESARATLDDARTRLSRTRITVPFDGIVRSRQATRGSYVGPGTPIATVYATDAVEIVVSLPSSKAQLIDELWSANQQLSPSKLPATVSSDFGGQSFTWDGYVDRVEGAVDAQTRTIDVVVRVQNPYDPMPTVASQRSEGPGTKGRPPLSIGKFVSVDIQAQRDANYVVIPRNALRSREADASPVVWTVVGDTMLVERGVRPIQTVESTTYLAADPALSPGTSVITTDLRVYADSMRVRVQQ; encoded by the coding sequence ATGAAAACCTATCTAGTCGGCGCCGGCATCATCGGTAGCGGGATTCTTCTGGCCGTCCTGCTCGGCGTCTTCGCGCCCGCCCCGAAGAAGTCTGCTCCGCCGCCAACGGCTCCGCTCGTCAACACCGCCTCCGTGGACGTTCGAACCGGTAGCTTGTACGTCCACGGCACCGGCACCGTCCGACCGACCGAGGAGATCACGCTCACAGCCGAAGTGGCGGGACGCATCGTCTCCACGAGCAAGGCGCTCGTTAGCGGGGGCCGCTTCGACGCGGGCGATGTGCTGGCGCAGATCGATCCGTCCGACTACAGAAATGCCGTTCGGCAGGCGGAGGCACAGGTCACACAGGCCGAGTTTGCCGTGCTCCAGGCGGAAGAGGAAGTCGCCGTCGCGCGGGAGGAATACGGGCGCATCAAGGAGCGGACGGGCCGCGCCCCGGAGCCGGATAGCACGAACCTCGGGCGTCTGATCTTCCGGGAGCCGCAGCTCCGCCGCGCGGAGGCAAACCTCGAGAGCGCTCGCGCCACACTCGACGACGCGCGAACCCGGCTCAGCCGCACGCGCATCACCGTACCCTTCGACGGCATCGTGCGCTCCCGGCAGGCCACGCGCGGATCGTACGTCGGCCCCGGCACCCCCATCGCCACGGTGTACGCAACCGACGCCGTCGAAATCGTCGTCTCACTCCCGTCGAGCAAAGCTCAGCTAATTGACGAGCTGTGGTCCGCGAATCAGCAGCTTTCCCCGTCCAAGCTGCCCGCAACGGTCTCCTCCGACTTCGGTGGGCAGAGCTTCACCTGGGACGGCTACGTCGACCGGGTCGAAGGTGCCGTCGACGCACAGACCCGCACCATCGATGTCGTCGTGCGGGTGCAGAATCCGTATGACCCGATGCCGACCGTCGCCTCCCAGCGAAGCGAAGGCCCGGGGACGAAGGGACGGCCGCCCCTATCCATCGGCAAATTTGTGAGCGTCGACATCCAGGCCCAGCGCGACGCGAACTACGTCGTGATCCCGCGCAATGCACTCCGCTCCCGTGAGGCCGATGCGTCACCTGTCGTCTGGACCGTCGTCGGCGACACCATGCTCGTCGAACGCGGCGTCCGACCGATCCAGACCGTCGAGAGCACCACCTACCTCGCCGCCGACCCGGCCCTCTCCCCCGGCACCTCCGTCATCACCACCGACCTACGCGTCTACGCGGATAGTATGCGGGTGAGGGTTCAGCAGTGA
- a CDS encoding efflux RND transporter permease subunit, translating into MNRAIEWFARNGVAANLLMLFLLIGGGVAAVTTVQETFPEFSLDAVQIRVTYPGGSPQEVEESIVRRIEDRIESVEGIDRVLGTASENAGIVTAELKLGTDVTKARNDIKQEVDRISSFPPEAEEPIVTQLENRQQALQIALYGDGEARVLKEMAEQLKDDLIQYPEISFIQVIGVRDYEVSIEVPRDALREYGLTLGQVSALVRQGSLDLPGGSIETSEEEITIRTKGQNYTKQDFEDIIIVSQNDGSQVRLGDIASVEDGFDQNSDLITRFNSENTAILNIFRTGDEQVLAIEDLIKKHLDEEVRPALPANFGVAIWQNQAENLRSRLNLLIKNGLLGLFLVIIALSLFLAPRLAFWTSVGIFLSFIGTFMVMQYLDVSINLLSLFGFILSIGIVVDDAIVVGENVFSEQESGQNPLQAAIKGTKRVGVPVIFAVLTTVAAFMPLLFVSGTIGKFLGDIPTIVIIVLLLSLVEVLLILPNHLSHVKKNDKPSNPVARYMDRARLWVAARLKLFIRGPLTKGLAFATRRYGLTLSIAIAILIVSFSFVANGYIKFNFFPQVQGKLVTAQLEMPAGVTAEETARVTRELEESGRSVLRELEEESGQRLGDNVYVTVGQQPRANSGPNSAGFNATKANIAEVSFELIDPEERDVTSTQFEDQWRERTGTLAGVRSLAFTANVVQVGEPVSVQLSASTSDELDRAVAAVRDSLQRYEGVFDIQSDQEQGKQEVELRLKPAARTLGLTLSDLAQQVRAAYFGVESYRLQRGRDEVRVYVRLPDEERNALSDLDEFRIRAPNGAEVPLEEVATASLGFGPSQINRQDGRRVITVTADVNPSVTTGQEVTSSLTASVLPNLQELLPGMTYQFGGQQREQRKAQSSLAIGFLLALFFIYALLAIPFRSYAQPLIIMSTIPFAWIGAIIGHLVLGLSLGLLSVFGIVGLSGVIVNDALVMLDFANEERANGHDWEEALIRAGQARFRPILLTSVTTFLGVFPIIIEQSVQAQFLIPMAVSLGLGILFGTFVLMFIVPALAMLQETIAAFVSERMLGRERSLDSFGPYAAQSGSSPEPSAA; encoded by the coding sequence ATGAACCGAGCAATTGAATGGTTTGCGCGTAACGGCGTGGCCGCCAACCTGTTGATGCTATTCCTCCTGATCGGGGGTGGCGTCGCGGCGGTGACGACCGTCCAGGAAACGTTTCCCGAGTTTAGCCTGGATGCGGTACAGATTCGCGTGACGTATCCCGGCGGCTCGCCGCAAGAGGTCGAGGAGTCGATCGTGCGCCGCATCGAGGATCGCATCGAGAGCGTCGAGGGCATCGATCGGGTTCTGGGCACGGCATCGGAGAACGCGGGCATTGTGACAGCGGAGCTCAAGCTGGGCACCGATGTCACGAAGGCGAGGAACGACATCAAGCAGGAGGTCGACCGCATCAGCTCGTTCCCGCCTGAAGCCGAGGAGCCGATCGTAACGCAACTCGAGAACCGCCAGCAGGCGCTGCAGATTGCGTTGTACGGAGATGGCGAGGCGCGCGTCTTGAAGGAGATGGCCGAACAGCTGAAGGACGACCTGATCCAGTATCCGGAGATCTCGTTCATTCAGGTCATTGGCGTTCGGGACTACGAGGTCTCGATCGAGGTCCCGCGCGATGCGCTCCGGGAGTACGGCCTTACGCTCGGACAGGTATCGGCGCTCGTTCGACAGGGCAGCCTCGACCTTCCCGGCGGAAGCATCGAGACGAGCGAGGAAGAGATCACCATCCGGACGAAAGGGCAAAACTACACGAAGCAGGACTTCGAGGACATTATCATCGTCAGCCAGAACGACGGCTCGCAGGTTCGGCTCGGCGACATTGCCTCGGTGGAGGACGGCTTCGACCAGAACTCGGACCTGATTACCCGCTTCAATTCCGAGAATACGGCGATCCTGAACATCTTCCGCACGGGAGACGAGCAGGTGCTCGCTATCGAGGACCTCATCAAGAAGCATCTCGACGAGGAAGTCCGCCCGGCACTTCCGGCGAACTTCGGCGTCGCAATCTGGCAGAACCAGGCGGAAAACCTCCGGAGCCGACTCAACCTGCTGATCAAGAACGGTCTGCTGGGTCTCTTCCTCGTTATTATTGCGCTGTCTCTGTTCCTCGCTCCGCGCCTGGCGTTCTGGACGTCGGTCGGTATCTTCCTGTCGTTCATCGGCACGTTCATGGTGATGCAGTACCTGGACGTGTCGATCAACCTGCTGTCTCTCTTCGGCTTCATCCTCTCCATCGGAATCGTTGTGGATGACGCTATCGTCGTGGGGGAGAACGTCTTCTCCGAGCAAGAGAGCGGGCAAAACCCATTGCAGGCGGCGATCAAGGGCACAAAGCGGGTCGGGGTCCCCGTGATTTTTGCGGTGTTGACGACGGTTGCTGCGTTCATGCCGCTTCTCTTTGTGTCCGGCACGATCGGCAAGTTTCTTGGTGACATCCCAACGATCGTCATTATCGTGCTGCTGCTGTCGCTCGTGGAGGTGCTGCTGATCCTGCCGAACCACCTCTCGCACGTGAAGAAAAACGACAAGCCGTCGAACCCGGTCGCGCGGTACATGGACCGGGCCCGCCTGTGGGTGGCCGCCCGCCTGAAGCTGTTCATTCGCGGTCCGCTAACGAAAGGGCTCGCGTTCGCAACCCGGCGATACGGACTGACGCTTTCCATCGCGATCGCCATTCTCATCGTTTCCTTCAGTTTCGTCGCGAATGGCTACATCAAGTTCAACTTTTTCCCGCAGGTGCAGGGCAAGCTCGTCACCGCCCAGCTGGAGATGCCCGCGGGTGTGACGGCGGAGGAAACCGCGAGAGTCACACGCGAACTCGAAGAATCGGGGCGATCCGTGCTCCGCGAACTGGAGGAAGAATCCGGACAGCGCCTGGGCGACAATGTCTACGTCACGGTTGGCCAGCAGCCCCGCGCGAACAGCGGACCCAACAGCGCAGGCTTCAACGCGACGAAAGCCAATATCGCCGAGGTCAGCTTCGAGCTCATCGACCCGGAGGAGCGCGATGTGACGTCGACGCAGTTTGAGGACCAGTGGCGTGAACGAACCGGAACGCTCGCGGGCGTCCGGTCGCTCGCCTTCACCGCCAACGTCGTTCAGGTCGGCGAGCCGGTATCCGTGCAGCTCTCTGCGTCCACGTCTGACGAGTTGGATCGGGCCGTCGCCGCTGTTCGAGATTCCCTCCAACGCTACGAAGGCGTTTTCGACATTCAGTCGGACCAGGAGCAGGGAAAACAAGAGGTGGAGCTTCGCCTCAAACCCGCGGCTCGAACGCTTGGATTGACGCTCAGTGACTTAGCCCAGCAGGTGCGCGCGGCGTACTTTGGCGTCGAGTCGTACCGTCTGCAGCGCGGCCGCGACGAAGTTCGCGTCTACGTTCGGCTGCCGGACGAGGAACGCAACGCCCTCAGCGACCTCGACGAATTCCGGATCCGTGCACCAAACGGGGCCGAGGTCCCGCTGGAAGAAGTCGCGACCGCCTCGCTCGGATTTGGCCCCTCGCAGATCAACCGTCAAGATGGGCGGCGCGTGATTACCGTCACGGCTGATGTCAACCCGTCTGTGACGACCGGACAGGAGGTGACGAGCAGTCTCACGGCCAGCGTGCTGCCGAATCTGCAGGAGTTGCTGCCGGGGATGACGTACCAGTTCGGCGGTCAGCAACGCGAGCAGCGGAAGGCGCAGAGCTCCCTTGCGATCGGATTTCTCCTCGCGCTGTTCTTCATCTATGCACTCCTTGCGATCCCCTTCCGCTCGTACGCGCAACCGCTCATCATCATGAGCACCATCCCGTTTGCCTGGATCGGCGCCATCATTGGTCACCTGGTCCTCGGACTGTCGCTCGGCCTCCTTAGCGTCTTCGGCATCGTCGGACTTTCAGGCGTTATTGTGAACGACGCGCTCGTGATGCTCGACTTCGCCAACGAGGAGCGTGCAAATGGGCATGACTGGGAAGAGGCACTCATTCGCGCCGGGCAGGCTCGCTTCCGCCCGATCCTCCTCACGTCGGTGACGACCTTCCTCGGCGTCTTCCCCATCATCATCGAGCAGAGCGTCCAGGCGCAGTTTCTCATCCCGATGGCCGTCAGCCTCGGCCTCGGCATCCTGTTCGGCACGTTCGTGCTAATGTTTATCGTCCCGGCCCTCGCCATGCTGCAGGAAACGATCGCCGCCTTCGTCAGCGAACGGATGCTTGGACGCGAGCGGTCGCTCGACTCGTTCGGTCCGTACGCCGCGCAGAGCGGTTCGTCGCCGGAGCCGTCGGCAGCATAG
- a CDS encoding T9SS type A sorting domain-containing protein — protein MNPFIILNSIATYNICISSMIDWFKVLLLFVLLSIGLGSMRLASAQLAGARSMSTSDPNLNSSWDWTQCRRIDIYATSRTSKYQPLLPFCNNDSPVFVDITSGDVEPSDGWRLMYRDFGTSSSRSSEPRFILYNRYTGEVRVFLFNTNSSGSYSRALASVKIDNAGSSQNTIPPYQLLDFYNTKEVVAPINYVNERWVYFTFFAKDYIKNIGDSKFTDAIFVFEVYGIQDTSFDFSGGITLNAAYSNDGNSTNFFSKAGSLLSAIGGEPTANFIRQFKNTGEVEPPEDPKSTRNRIIELAAAGLESYVPGIGQVAGAIGSFIGGTSSSRLTQLSGDITLKGTSQSIRSNLNFFTNRIPGAQRSNNQGAPLFDDPLGVYSLSGEPIKHDFSTICSYYYCTFNLDIYGQSVSFDVNSQQLVGSSSATVDVSYAITNEITGFVREGGAYPSDGYTSDPTDFNIRCSETYQLDECNIGRYKKVVRATVTPDPLPSPDFVPVEIFKTTQIAAGNYQAYDSGNTQTYSKSPSADDSSARTKQVEIKRKGNAPKQTMIVGNFPNPTQSRSTIEFKLSNAGPVRIDVFDMMGRRVYTVTDKSYPIGSHRVSVDVTGLSSGAYLYRLQTEQTSDSGRLTVIR, from the coding sequence ATGAATCCATTTATTATACTTAATTCCATCGCAACATATAATATATGTATTTCATCCATGATAGACTGGTTTAAAGTGTTACTGCTTTTCGTTTTGCTAAGTATCGGTTTGGGGTCGATGCGACTTGCTTCTGCACAGTTAGCCGGTGCAAGGTCCATGAGTACGAGTGACCCGAACCTCAACTCATCGTGGGATTGGACCCAGTGCAGGCGCATCGATATATACGCCACCAGCCGCACCTCGAAATACCAACCTCTTCTGCCGTTTTGTAACAACGACTCACCTGTATTTGTCGATATCACATCAGGCGACGTCGAACCGTCAGACGGCTGGAGATTGATGTATCGAGATTTCGGCACGAGTAGTTCTAGGTCCTCGGAGCCTAGATTCATCCTCTACAATCGCTACACAGGCGAGGTTCGAGTTTTCCTCTTCAACACAAATAGTTCTGGATCGTATTCGCGCGCTCTAGCCTCTGTCAAAATCGATAACGCTGGGAGCAGTCAAAATACTATCCCGCCCTATCAACTTCTCGACTTCTACAACACCAAGGAGGTTGTAGCCCCCATAAACTACGTTAACGAGCGATGGGTTTACTTTACTTTTTTTGCCAAGGACTACATCAAGAATATTGGAGATAGTAAATTTACAGATGCTATTTTCGTGTTTGAGGTTTATGGAATACAGGATACCTCCTTCGACTTTAGTGGCGGCATTACGCTTAATGCTGCATATTCCAATGACGGGAACTCAACCAATTTCTTCAGTAAAGCAGGAAGCCTGCTTAGTGCCATTGGTGGAGAGCCAACAGCAAACTTCATTCGGCAGTTCAAAAATACAGGTGAAGTCGAACCGCCCGAAGATCCGAAAAGCACTAGGAACAGGATTATCGAACTCGCCGCTGCCGGTCTTGAAAGCTATGTTCCTGGAATCGGGCAAGTTGCAGGTGCTATTGGGAGTTTCATTGGCGGAACCTCTAGTTCGCGTCTCACGCAATTAAGTGGAGATATTACACTTAAGGGGACTTCACAGTCGATCCGTAGCAACCTGAATTTCTTCACGAATCGTATCCCTGGCGCGCAGCGATCTAACAACCAAGGCGCTCCGCTATTTGACGATCCTCTTGGCGTGTACTCGTTGTCTGGAGAACCAATTAAGCATGACTTCTCGACAATTTGTTCATACTACTACTGTACCTTTAACCTTGACATCTATGGACAAAGCGTCAGCTTTGACGTCAACTCTCAGCAGTTAGTTGGTAGCAGTAGTGCGACAGTGGATGTGTCGTACGCAATCACGAACGAAATCACAGGTTTCGTCAGGGAAGGAGGGGCTTATCCATCAGATGGGTATACATCAGACCCTACCGACTTCAATATTAGATGTAGCGAAACGTATCAACTCGATGAGTGCAATATCGGGCGCTATAAGAAAGTTGTGCGTGCGACAGTAACCCCAGACCCTCTCCCCTCTCCAGATTTCGTTCCAGTTGAGATTTTCAAAACGACACAAATCGCCGCTGGTAATTACCAGGCGTACGACTCTGGCAATACACAAACGTACAGCAAAAGCCCATCGGCAGATGATTCTTCAGCCCGAACAAAACAAGTTGAAATCAAACGGAAAGGAAACGCTCCGAAACAGACTATGATTGTAGGAAATTTTCCGAATCCCACACAGAGTCGTTCAACGATCGAGTTTAAACTCAGCAATGCAGGGCCTGTACGGATTGACGTATTCGACATGATGGGTCGACGCGTCTACACAGTAACAGACAAATCTTACCCAATAGGAAGCCACCGAGTCTCTGTTGATGTCACTGGCCTGTCTAGCGGCGCATATCTGTATCGACTTCAGACCGAACAGACATCTGACAGTGGTCGGCTGACGGTCATTCGCTAA
- a CDS encoding TonB-dependent receptor — protein MNLRYRFLACLAIACLWMAPSVLAQGVTSASLNGLVVDETGESLPGANVVAVHEPSGTQYGVSTRSDGRFAFPSVRVGGPYTVTVTFVGYESVRKTGLQLRLGQERSLEFTLSPKTEEMDEVVVSGESDPNADRAGAATAVNQEQIDALPTISRSTQDFTRLTPQSDGLSFGGRNTQYNNFSVDGSIFNNPYGLDSPVPGGQTNAQPVSLDAVEQVQVSIAPFDVREGGFTGAGVNTVTKSGTNEFKGTAYYFTRNENFIGDQVADTKLFESDLSFGQYGASLGGPIIEDKLFFFTNVEIVRRDDPGSTFRAAAPGVSGANVSRVEASTMDAIRDRLIDEFGYDPGTYGEGYKLATENEKFLAKLDYNISPGNTASLRFNYLNAARDLNANPVAFFQRGPSTTALPFSNSGYTINNKIYSIVGETNLTIGNRFANKTIVGFTAFRDSRDAFSPRPFPTVEIAQDGQNYTTAGFEPFSVNNLLDQDVIQFTNNLSIFAGTHTITAGVNYEQFIFNNSFNLFAYGNFAAPAQVGGTRFLSIDDFFDYTDPALAGTRPCLDDDGNLIQYPNDPAIGSDGFVENRNACYLDLNGFADRASGDFALDETNVAQAALYVQDEYRPTEDLKLTAGLRVDLPLYYMDIPTNQAIADLTFRNGQRLDTGDLPDVAPLLSPRLGVNWDVFGDRSTQVRGGTGIFTGRLPFVWIGNQVTNQGFDAPGCTGDGCLGIVNGLDEDFTWPQVWKTNLAVDQRLPGGVIATAEFLYSNDINAVIAKNINLPNSTGTSTLDGRPVFGNATGDPTAVNSRVQGAYVLDNSDEGYEVTFTGELKKSFDFGLDAQASYTYTKAKNKLTSTEIAQVLFQGNPIAGDPNNPGLGFSEFGLKHRFVAAANYRFDYDFGGSGVATTIGMFAEIAKGDRFSYIYGGDFNGDGVGNNDLLYIPENPASEMTFAPTSSMTPSEQAAAFDAYIAQDDYLSENRGSIAERNGALSPWYFSMDLRVAQEFRLNVGDTPNRVRVSLDILNVPNLLNSDWGVRETVQSNAPVSVVDNDANGPVFQYVGTNKTFQPNPILDSRWRMQLGVRYIFN, from the coding sequence ATGAACCTCCGCTACCGATTTCTGGCCTGTCTGGCCATAGCCTGTCTTTGGATGGCACCGTCCGTCCTCGCACAGGGAGTCACCTCCGCCTCTCTCAATGGATTGGTCGTCGACGAAACCGGGGAATCCCTGCCCGGCGCGAACGTCGTCGCCGTTCACGAACCTTCCGGCACACAGTACGGCGTGTCGACCCGCTCTGACGGCCGCTTCGCATTCCCCTCGGTCCGCGTCGGCGGTCCGTACACCGTGACCGTCACTTTTGTCGGCTACGAAAGCGTTCGCAAAACCGGCTTGCAGCTCCGCCTGGGTCAGGAGCGCTCGCTCGAGTTCACGCTCTCGCCCAAGACCGAAGAGATGGACGAAGTCGTCGTATCCGGCGAGTCCGACCCGAATGCCGATCGCGCTGGTGCCGCTACGGCGGTAAATCAAGAGCAGATCGATGCGCTGCCAACGATCAGCCGCTCTACGCAGGACTTCACGCGCCTCACGCCGCAGTCCGACGGACTGAGCTTCGGCGGTCGTAACACGCAGTACAACAACTTCTCCGTCGACGGCTCCATCTTTAACAACCCGTACGGCCTCGACTCGCCCGTGCCCGGCGGCCAGACGAATGCGCAGCCCGTCAGCCTGGACGCGGTGGAGCAGGTACAGGTCTCGATCGCCCCATTCGACGTGCGCGAAGGCGGATTCACCGGTGCCGGCGTGAACACCGTCACCAAGAGCGGGACCAACGAGTTCAAAGGGACCGCCTACTACTTCACGCGCAACGAGAACTTTATCGGCGACCAGGTTGCCGACACCAAACTCTTCGAGTCCGACCTGTCGTTTGGACAGTACGGCGCGAGCCTCGGCGGACCCATCATCGAAGACAAGCTCTTTTTCTTCACGAACGTTGAAATCGTGCGTCGTGATGATCCAGGGTCGACGTTCCGAGCAGCCGCTCCCGGCGTGTCCGGTGCCAATGTGTCTCGCGTGGAAGCCAGCACAATGGACGCGATCCGCGACCGCCTGATCGACGAATTTGGGTACGATCCCGGCACGTACGGTGAAGGTTACAAACTTGCGACCGAGAACGAGAAGTTCCTCGCGAAACTCGACTACAACATCAGTCCGGGCAACACGGCGAGCCTCCGATTCAATTACCTGAATGCGGCCCGCGACCTGAACGCGAACCCGGTGGCCTTCTTCCAGAGGGGGCCGAGCACGACCGCTCTCCCGTTCTCCAATTCCGGTTACACGATCAATAATAAGATCTACTCGATCGTCGGGGAGACGAATCTCACCATCGGAAACCGATTTGCCAACAAAACCATCGTCGGGTTTACCGCCTTCCGAGATAGCCGCGATGCGTTCAGCCCGCGCCCGTTCCCGACCGTGGAGATCGCGCAAGATGGTCAAAACTATACAACAGCCGGCTTTGAGCCGTTTTCTGTCAACAACCTGCTCGATCAAGATGTCATCCAGTTCACGAACAATCTGAGCATCTTTGCCGGCACTCATACGATCACAGCCGGCGTGAACTACGAGCAGTTCATTTTCAATAACTCATTCAACCTGTTTGCCTACGGCAACTTCGCAGCACCGGCACAGGTGGGCGGCACCCGTTTCCTCTCGATCGATGATTTTTTCGACTACACCGATCCAGCGCTCGCCGGTACACGTCCCTGCCTGGACGACGACGGCAACCTGATCCAGTATCCCAACGATCCGGCCATCGGCTCGGACGGTTTTGTTGAGAATCGGAACGCGTGCTACCTCGATCTGAATGGCTTCGCCGACCGCGCGTCTGGTGACTTTGCCCTCGACGAAACCAACGTGGCACAAGCAGCGCTATACGTGCAGGACGAATACCGTCCGACCGAGGACCTGAAGCTCACGGCCGGCCTGCGCGTCGACCTTCCACTCTACTACATGGACATCCCCACGAACCAGGCGATTGCAGACCTGACCTTCCGTAACGGACAGCGCCTTGATACCGGCGACCTGCCGGATGTCGCGCCCCTGCTCTCGCCGCGCCTCGGCGTCAACTGGGACGTGTTCGGTGACCGTAGCACGCAAGTCCGCGGCGGCACCGGTATCTTTACGGGACGCCTTCCGTTCGTCTGGATCGGCAATCAGGTCACAAACCAGGGCTTCGATGCCCCGGGCTGCACAGGTGACGGATGCCTCGGCATCGTGAATGGCCTCGACGAGGACTTCACCTGGCCGCAGGTTTGGAAGACAAACCTCGCGGTCGACCAGCGCCTTCCGGGTGGTGTGATCGCGACGGCTGAGTTTCTCTACAGCAACGACATCAACGCCGTCATCGCGAAGAACATCAACTTGCCGAATTCGACGGGCACGTCCACGCTTGACGGCCGCCCCGTCTTCGGCAACGCAACCGGCGATCCCACGGCGGTCAACTCCCGTGTGCAGGGCGCCTACGTGCTGGACAACAGCGACGAGGGCTACGAAGTCACCTTCACCGGTGAACTCAAGAAGTCGTTCGACTTCGGTCTCGACGCGCAGGCTTCCTACACGTACACGAAGGCGAAAAACAAACTGACGTCGACAGAGATCGCCCAGGTGCTCTTTCAGGGCAACCCGATCGCCGGCGACCCTAACAACCCCGGGCTCGGCTTCTCCGAGTTCGGCCTGAAGCACCGCTTCGTGGCCGCGGCGAATTATCGCTTCGACTACGACTTCGGTGGCTCGGGCGTCGCGACGACGATCGGCATGTTCGCCGAGATCGCCAAGGGCGACCGCTTCAGCTACATCTACGGCGGCGACTTCAACGGCGACGGTGTCGGCAACAACGACCTGCTCTACATCCCGGAGAACCCGGCGAGCGAAATGACGTTCGCGCCGACCTCTTCGATGACGCCCTCCGAGCAGGCCGCAGCCTTCGACGCGTACATCGCCCAGGACGACTACCTGAGCGAAAACCGCGGCTCAATCGCGGAGCGTAACGGCGCGCTGAGCCCGTGGTACTTCAGCATGGATCTTCGCGTCGCACAGGAGTTTCGCCTGAATGTTGGCGACACACCCAACCGCGTCCGCGTCTCCCTGGATATCCTCAACGTCCCGAACCTGCTGAACTCGGACTGGGGCGTGCGAGAGACCGTGCAGAGCAATGCACCCGTCAGCGTCGTCGACAACGATGCCAACGGCCCGGTCTTCCAGTACGTCGGGACGAACAAAACCTTCCAGCCGAATCCGATCCTGGATTCGCGCTGGCGCATGCAGCTGGGCGTCCGCTACATCTTTAACTAG